In Panacibacter ginsenosidivorans, the following proteins share a genomic window:
- a CDS encoding serine hydrolase domain-containing protein, whose protein sequence is MKKYLLLIALFFTFSVAGFAQVIDKSGKQNVTVDYTRLARIDSLVNSYVKNDWVKGVVTIIVKDNQLVQYKGYGYLDADTKKPMPNDAIFRIMSQTKAITSVGIMMLYEEGKFLLDEPISDFIPEFKHPVVLDKYNAADTTYTTVPAKREITFRDLLTHTSGIDYGDIGSDDMKAIYAKAGVPSGLGYFDASLLDKMKILGKQPLKFQPGEKWQYGLNTDLLGCLTEVISDMNLEDYFRKRIFEPLGMNDTYFNLPASKAGRLATVYTEDDNHQIIKWSHTFRNIDPDYPIMNKHYFSGGAGLSSTAYDYAIFLQMLLNKGKYNGSQLLAPRTVELMLSDQLEPGLFGDSNFGLGFELVTAKGAAKGSRNEGSFAWGGYYGTTYWADPKAKLVCLIMTQHTPNTHGDLASKFQNLVYSSLK, encoded by the coding sequence ATGAAAAAATATCTTTTACTCATTGCATTATTTTTTACTTTCTCTGTTGCTGGCTTTGCACAGGTTATTGATAAAAGCGGTAAACAAAATGTCACAGTAGATTATACCAGATTAGCACGTATTGACAGCCTGGTAAATAGTTATGTAAAAAATGATTGGGTAAAAGGTGTGGTTACAATTATCGTAAAAGACAATCAACTGGTGCAATATAAAGGCTACGGATACCTTGATGCAGATACAAAAAAGCCAATGCCAAACGATGCCATATTCCGCATTATGAGCCAGACAAAAGCCATCACCAGTGTTGGTATTATGATGCTGTATGAAGAAGGGAAGTTTTTGCTGGACGAACCTATTTCGGATTTTATTCCCGAATTCAAACATCCTGTTGTATTAGATAAGTATAATGCTGCAGATACAACTTATACAACTGTTCCTGCAAAAAGAGAGATCACTTTTCGTGACCTGCTCACACATACATCAGGTATTGATTATGGCGATATTGGCAGCGATGACATGAAAGCCATTTATGCAAAAGCAGGTGTTCCTTCCGGACTTGGATATTTTGATGCGAGCCTGCTGGATAAAATGAAAATACTTGGCAAACAGCCGTTAAAATTTCAACCTGGCGAAAAATGGCAATATGGTTTAAATACTGATTTGCTGGGTTGTTTAACTGAAGTGATCAGCGACATGAACCTCGAAGATTATTTTCGTAAAAGAATTTTTGAGCCGCTTGGCATGAACGATACTTATTTCAATTTGCCTGCTTCAAAAGCAGGCAGGCTTGCTACAGTATATACAGAAGATGACAATCACCAGATCATCAAATGGAGCCACACTTTTCGTAATATAGATCCTGACTACCCAATTATGAATAAACATTATTTTAGTGGTGGTGCGGGTCTTTCTTCTACAGCATATGACTATGCCATCTTTTTGCAAATGTTGCTTAACAAAGGAAAATATAATGGCAGCCAATTGTTAGCGCCACGCACTGTTGAATTGATGCTGAGCGACCAACTGGAACCAGGGTTATTCGGCGATAGTAACTTTGGCCTCGGCTTCGAGCTCGTTACAGCAAAAGGCGCTGCAAAAGGTTCGCGCAATGAGGGATCCTTTGCATGGGGCGGTTATTATGGCACTACTTATTGGGCAGACCCAAAAGCAAAACTTGTTTGCCTTATAATGACACAACATACACCTAACACTCATGGCGATCTTGCGTCTAAATTTCAAAACCTTGTATATTCCAGTTTGAAATAA
- a CDS encoding ABC transporter ATP-binding protein has protein sequence MKKYGRILDYLKAYKPNILLYFICILLSIVFSVISFAMLMPFMNLIFLGDQGVAALAKSSQSPIVQWINDGMVNIIQSGGVQGKINALLIICIIIFAATFFKNLFIYLSFYILNPIKNTIVNALRQEIYDKILRLPIGYFTEKRKGDLMSRTTNDLAEVESSVVGVLEGWITYPLQILAYLGVLLVLSPQLTIFVLIFIPVMGFIIGRITRSLKKQSLQVAEKSGESVSILDETLGGLRVIKAFNVENILRGKFFAVNNDLLAARNHISYRRDMASPMSEFLGVTMFCGILYFGGRLVLGQDINLAPSAFLTYLAMFYNIINPAKSLSTSFSNVQKGSSAMKRIDEVLNAPVTVDDNTNGKKITAFNESIEFRNVCFSYEDFSILKNINLTIKKGQTVALVGSSGAGKSTLADLVPRFHDVTAGELLIDGVNIKDYSLKAVRQLMGIVTQEPILFNDTIANNIALGKEDASEHEIIKAAKIANAHSFIENKEDSYQTNIGDRGSKLSGGERQRLTIARAVLKNPPILILDEATSSLDTESERLVQDAINNLMQDRTSIVIAHRLSTVRHANEIIVLQKGEIAERGTHDELLAKNGIYKRLVDMQEVK, from the coding sequence ATGAAGAAATACGGAAGGATATTAGATTATCTCAAAGCATATAAACCGAACATCTTACTTTATTTTATCTGCATTTTACTTTCAATAGTTTTTTCAGTGATCTCTTTTGCAATGCTCATGCCTTTTATGAACCTGATCTTTTTGGGCGACCAGGGCGTAGCTGCACTTGCAAAATCTTCACAAAGCCCCATCGTGCAATGGATCAATGACGGAATGGTAAATATCATTCAGTCTGGTGGTGTACAGGGAAAAATAAATGCATTGCTTATTATCTGCATTATAATATTTGCTGCTACTTTTTTTAAGAACCTTTTTATTTATCTCTCTTTTTATATTCTCAATCCTATCAAGAACACGATCGTTAATGCATTGCGGCAGGAGATCTATGATAAGATATTAAGATTACCGATTGGATATTTTACAGAAAAAAGAAAGGGCGACTTGATGAGCAGAACCACCAATGATCTTGCAGAAGTAGAATCTTCTGTAGTAGGTGTGTTGGAAGGATGGATCACTTACCCGTTACAGATACTTGCCTACCTGGGTGTATTGCTTGTACTTAGTCCGCAGCTAACCATATTTGTTTTGATCTTTATTCCTGTGATGGGTTTTATTATCGGCAGAATTACGCGTTCTTTAAAAAAACAATCATTACAGGTGGCAGAAAAATCCGGTGAATCTGTTTCTATACTGGATGAAACATTGGGTGGCTTGCGTGTAATAAAAGCTTTCAATGTTGAAAATATTTTAAGAGGTAAATTTTTTGCAGTTAACAATGATCTGCTGGCTGCAAGAAATCATATCAGCTACAGGAGAGATATGGCTTCACCCATGTCTGAATTTCTTGGTGTAACCATGTTTTGCGGCATTTTGTATTTCGGTGGCAGGCTTGTTTTGGGACAGGATATTAATCTTGCACCATCCGCTTTTCTCACTTACCTGGCTATGTTTTATAATATCATTAACCCGGCTAAATCTTTATCAACTTCTTTTTCTAATGTGCAGAAAGGAAGTTCAGCAATGAAGCGGATAGATGAAGTATTGAATGCACCCGTTACAGTTGATGATAATACAAACGGCAAAAAAATAACTGCATTTAATGAATCGATTGAATTCAGGAATGTTTGTTTCTCTTATGAAGATTTTAGCATCTTGAAGAATATCAATCTAACGATAAAGAAAGGGCAAACCGTAGCATTGGTTGGCAGTAGTGGTGCAGGCAAATCAACACTCGCAGATCTTGTTCCCCGCTTTCATGACGTAACAGCAGGCGAATTATTGATTGATGGTGTAAACATAAAAGACTACTCACTAAAAGCTGTCCGGCAATTGATGGGCATCGTAACTCAGGAACCTATTCTCTTCAATGATACTATTGCCAACAATATTGCACTTGGTAAAGAAGATGCATCAGAGCATGAGATCATCAAAGCCGCAAAGATTGCCAATGCACATAGTTTTATTGAAAATAAAGAAGACAGTTACCAAACCAATATCGGCGATCGTGGCTCCAAGCTTAGTGGCGGAGAAAGACAACGTTTAACCATTGCAAGAGCCGTACTAAAAAACCCTCCCATACTCATTCTTGATGAAGCAACTTCCTCACTTGATACAGAAAGTGAAAGGCTGGTGCAGGATGCGATCAATAATCTGATGCAGGATAGAACTTCAATTGTTATTGCGCACCGCTTAAGCACGGTTCGTCATGCAAATGAAATAATTGTTTTGCAAAAGGGTGAGATTGCAGAACGCGGCACACACGATGAATTGCTGGCAAAAAACGGTATCTACAAGCGTTTGGTAGATATGCAGGAAGTGAAATAA
- a CDS encoding 5' nucleotidase, NT5C type has translation MRILIDMDEVMADAIERFLEWYERDFGIRYTKEDLYGTKLHAIVPEEHRQVVKQYPHQKGFFKDLPLIPHSQEMIKELNDRFDVYVASAAMEFEYSLQDKYEWLDKHFPFIHWKRRILCGDKSVLKGDVLIDDHDFNLSVFNGRAIMFTATHNMHETKYERMNTWLDAEKFFDMK, from the coding sequence ATGAGAATACTGATAGATATGGATGAAGTAATGGCCGACGCCATTGAACGCTTTTTAGAATGGTACGAACGTGATTTTGGTATCCGTTACACTAAAGAAGATCTTTATGGCACAAAGTTGCATGCAATTGTTCCCGAAGAGCACAGGCAGGTTGTAAAGCAATACCCGCACCAAAAAGGATTCTTCAAAGACCTGCCATTGATACCGCACAGCCAGGAAATGATTAAAGAACTGAATGACCGCTTTGATGTGTATGTCGCTTCCGCTGCTATGGAGTTTGAATACTCATTGCAGGATAAATATGAATGGCTTGATAAACATTTCCCTTTCATACACTGGAAAAGAAGAATTCTATGCGGAGATAAAAGTGTATTGAAAGGCGATGTACTGATAGATGATCATGATTTTAATTTGTCTGTATTTAATGGAAGAGCCATCATGTTTACGGCTACACACAATATGCATGAGACAAAATATGAACGAATGAATACCTGGCTTGATGCAGAAAAGTTTTTTGATATGAAGTAG
- a CDS encoding YgaP family membrane protein codes for MKRNVGNSDRLIRFILAALFAVLCFTGTVTGVAGVALLVLGGIFLLTSLIGFCPLYTLAGINTCKAKKVN; via the coding sequence ATGAAAAGGAATGTTGGCAATAGCGACAGACTAATAAGATTTATACTGGCAGCATTATTTGCAGTACTTTGTTTTACCGGTACTGTAACAGGCGTAGCAGGTGTTGCACTACTTGTACTTGGAGGCATTTTCCTGCTTACCTCTCTTATAGGTTTTTGTCCTTTATATACACTGGCGGGTATCAATACCTGCAAGGCTAAGAAGGTTAATTAA
- a CDS encoding MarR family winged helix-turn-helix transcriptional regulator: protein MRIEEAIQQKRPFRNQYHRVMVNLLYTNNWLEEKSRDFLKQQNISLQQYNILRILKGSGRPLSTMQIRERMLDRMSDTSRIIDRMVVKGIVEKKPNDNDKRLVDITLTAKGLHILEVLDKQNHELESIVSNLLPNEAKMLNDLLDKMRGD from the coding sequence ATGAGAATAGAGGAAGCTATCCAGCAAAAACGGCCATTCAGGAACCAATATCACAGGGTAATGGTAAATTTATTATACACCAATAACTGGCTTGAAGAAAAATCAAGAGACTTCCTTAAGCAGCAAAATATAAGCCTGCAACAGTATAATATCCTGCGTATTTTAAAAGGCAGCGGGAGACCATTAAGCACCATGCAAATAAGAGAAAGAATGCTCGACCGCATGAGCGATACAAGCCGTATTATAGACCGTATGGTTGTCAAAGGCATCGTTGAAAAAAAACCTAACGATAACGACAAAAGACTTGTTGATATAACCCTTACGGCAAAAGGGTTACACATCCTGGAAGTGCTGGATAAACAAAACCACGAACTTGAATCAATTGTATCGAACCTTCTACCTAATGAAGCCAAAATGTTAAATGATTTACTCGATAAGATGCGCGGCGATTAA
- a CDS encoding glycoside hydrolase family 10 protein, which translates to MKNLLSGIFFIFFIVCNITNIHAQPKYEFRAAWIATVNNIDWPSKKGLPVLIQKLEFLQLLDGLQRLGINAVIVQIRPATDAFYPSSFEPWSEFLSGVQGLAPSPFYDPLEFMIDEAHKRNMEFHAWLNPYRAVFDINSSSISSKHVTRIHKDWFITYGNKKYFNPGLPDVMKYVNNIVKDILTRYDVDAIHMDDYFYPYRINGKEFPDEQAYRKYGNDLSKDDWRRSNCDSIIKLIHETILDTKPMVKFGISPFGVWRNNDKDVEGSATQAGQTNYDDLYADILLWLKEGWIDYVAPQLYWEIGHPLCDYNVLLNWWANHSYGKHVYIGHGIYRVFEKPTPPWRNSNELPNQIKALRGYETIQGSIYFSTKNLLANPNGWADTLRNNYYNTPALIPPMPWIDNIAPEPPVIANYTEDKKNGSNFIINAKAGDTNESEKVKEYVFYISDEFATLGNTPFMLINAVSKEPVFNLDAAQIPMQWKNCYIAISSVDKENNESKLSNPVQLIKTNKGWAIPK; encoded by the coding sequence ATGAAGAACCTTTTATCAGGTATATTTTTTATATTTTTTATTGTCTGCAACATCACCAATATTCATGCACAACCTAAATATGAATTCAGAGCCGCATGGATAGCAACCGTGAATAATATTGACTGGCCCTCTAAAAAAGGCCTCCCTGTATTAATACAAAAGCTTGAATTTTTACAACTGCTCGATGGACTGCAGCGTTTAGGTATCAACGCAGTCATAGTGCAGATACGTCCTGCCACAGACGCTTTTTATCCTTCCAGTTTTGAACCCTGGAGCGAATTTCTAAGTGGCGTACAGGGCCTTGCCCCTTCTCCTTTTTATGATCCGCTGGAGTTCATGATAGATGAAGCCCATAAACGCAATATGGAATTCCATGCATGGTTAAATCCTTATCGTGCGGTATTCGACATTAATAGTTCTTCCATTTCATCCAAACATGTAACACGTATACATAAAGACTGGTTTATTACTTATGGCAATAAGAAATATTTTAATCCCGGCCTGCCTGATGTGATGAAATATGTAAACAATATCGTAAAAGATATTCTTACACGTTACGATGTTGATGCCATACACATGGATGATTATTTCTATCCCTATCGCATTAATGGTAAAGAATTTCCAGATGAGCAGGCTTATCGGAAATATGGAAATGACTTATCAAAAGATGACTGGCGCAGAAGCAACTGCGACAGCATTATAAAACTGATCCACGAAACCATACTCGATACCAAACCAATGGTTAAGTTTGGTATCAGTCCTTTTGGAGTATGGCGTAACAATGATAAAGATGTTGAAGGCAGTGCCACACAGGCAGGCCAAACAAACTATGATGACCTTTACGCAGATATTTTATTATGGTTAAAAGAAGGCTGGATAGACTATGTTGCCCCGCAATTGTATTGGGAGATCGGTCATCCACTCTGCGACTACAATGTGTTGCTCAACTGGTGGGCAAATCACAGTTATGGCAAACATGTTTATATTGGGCATGGCATATATCGGGTTTTTGAAAAACCAACACCGCCCTGGCGTAATTCCAATGAGCTTCCCAATCAAATAAAAGCCTTGCGTGGTTATGAAACTATACAGGGCAGCATATATTTCAGCACTAAGAATTTGCTGGCAAATCCAAATGGCTGGGCAGATACTCTGCGCAATAATTATTACAATACGCCTGCGCTTATACCACCTATGCCATGGATTGATAACATTGCTCCGGAACCACCAGTAATTGCAAATTATACAGAAGATAAAAAAAACGGCAGCAATTTTATCATAAATGCAAAGGCCGGCGATACTAACGAATCAGAGAAAGTAAAGGAATACGTGTTTTATATTTCCGATGAATTTGCTACACTGGGCAATACACCTTTCATGCTCATCAACGCTGTTTCAAAAGAACCTGTATTCAATCTTGATGCTGCACAAATTCCAATGCAATGGAAAAACTGTTACATTGCAATAAGCAGTGTAGATAAGGAAAACAATGAAAGCAAACTCAGTAATCCGGTGCAGTTAATAAAAACAAACAAAGGCTGGGCTATTCCAAAATAA
- a CDS encoding M3 family oligoendopeptidase: MQLSATIKKTERHFLPADFTVKTWDALEPFFKALLEREINSVSSLEQWLKDISEVEAAVSEDACWRQIRMTCDTTDKKLEEAFTYFCMEIQPKLQPYADQLNRKLIDSPFTKELDQEKYFTYLRSVKKNIDLFREENIPLQAELSVMQQQFGVIAGKMTVEVNGQEYTLQQAAKFLENHDRGLREEVYFKIQNRRLQDKEAMHNLFSQLIERRNKVAKNAGFENYRDYKFIELGRFDYTKEDCYRFHEAVKLHVLPLVEKIYQKKKAKLALDTLRPWDIEAQPEGLEPLHPFKTGAELLEKTEACFTQMHPFFADCLRTMDNMKHFDLESRKGKAPGGYNCPLAESGAPFIFMNAAGQMDDVTTMVHEGGHAIHSFLSHPLELSAFKEYPMEIAEVASMAMELFSMNHWNTFFDNEEDLLRAKEHQLERVITIFPWIATIDKFQHWLYENPNHTIEERTTKWVEILNEFSTKTVDTSGLEEFRKIGWQRQLHLFEVPFYYIEYGIAQLGAIGLWMQYKKDPQQALQNYINALSLGGTKTLPQLYAAAGLKFDLSPDHIKSLMEFVNSEIEALG, translated from the coding sequence ATGCAACTGAGTGCTACTATCAAAAAAACCGAAAGACACTTTCTTCCTGCAGATTTTACCGTAAAAACATGGGATGCACTGGAACCTTTTTTTAAAGCATTGCTTGAAAGAGAGATCAATAGTGTGTCATCCCTTGAACAATGGTTAAAAGATATCAGTGAAGTTGAGGCAGCAGTAAGCGAAGATGCATGCTGGCGACAGATACGCATGACATGTGATACAACTGATAAAAAACTGGAAGAAGCCTTTACGTATTTCTGCATGGAGATACAGCCAAAGCTGCAACCTTATGCAGATCAGTTGAATCGCAAATTGATTGACAGCCCTTTTACAAAAGAACTGGACCAGGAAAAATATTTTACTTACCTGCGCAGTGTAAAAAAGAACATTGATCTTTTTCGCGAAGAGAATATCCCGCTGCAGGCAGAGTTGAGTGTAATGCAGCAACAGTTTGGTGTTATTGCCGGCAAGATGACTGTGGAAGTAAACGGCCAGGAATATACTTTACAGCAGGCTGCAAAGTTTTTAGAAAATCATGATCGCGGTTTGCGTGAAGAAGTTTATTTCAAAATTCAGAACAGGCGTTTGCAGGATAAAGAGGCCATGCATAATTTATTCTCGCAGCTAATTGAGCGTAGAAATAAAGTAGCAAAGAATGCTGGTTTTGAAAATTATCGTGATTACAAATTTATAGAGCTAGGCAGATTTGATTATACAAAAGAGGATTGTTATCGCTTTCATGAAGCAGTAAAACTACACGTACTGCCGCTCGTTGAAAAGATCTACCAGAAGAAAAAAGCAAAACTCGCTTTAGATACATTACGTCCCTGGGATATTGAAGCACAACCTGAAGGATTGGAACCATTACATCCATTTAAAACAGGAGCCGAATTGCTGGAAAAAACAGAAGCATGTTTTACACAGATGCATCCATTCTTTGCAGATTGCCTGCGCACTATGGACAACATGAAACATTTTGACCTGGAAAGCAGGAAAGGTAAGGCTCCCGGCGGTTATAACTGTCCATTGGCAGAAAGTGGTGCACCATTTATTTTTATGAATGCTGCGGGCCAGATGGATGATGTAACAACTATGGTACACGAAGGCGGACATGCTATTCATTCTTTTCTTTCTCACCCTTTAGAGCTTAGTGCTTTTAAAGAATATCCTATGGAAATTGCAGAAGTAGCCAGTATGGCTATGGAGCTTTTCAGCATGAATCACTGGAACACATTCTTTGATAATGAAGAGGACCTTTTGCGTGCGAAAGAGCACCAGCTGGAAAGAGTGATCACTATTTTTCCCTGGATCGCTACCATTGATAAATTCCAGCACTGGTTATACGAAAACCCAAATCATACTATAGAAGAAAGAACAACAAAATGGGTAGAAATACTTAATGAATTTTCTACGAAAACAGTTGACACAAGCGGGCTGGAGGAATTCAGAAAAATTGGATGGCAGCGTCAACTGCATTTATTTGAAGTGCCTTTCTATTATATTGAATATGGCATTGCACAATTAGGCGCCATTGGTTTATGGATGCAGTATAAAAAAGATCCGCAACAGGCATTGCAAAATTATATCAATGCACTAAGCCTTGGTGGAACTAAAACATTACCACAATTGTATGCGGCAGCTGGTTTAAAATTTGATCTGTCGCCTGATCATATCAAATCACTCATGGAATTTGTAAACAGCGAGATAGAGGCACTCGGCTAA
- the mtgA gene encoding monofunctional biosynthetic peptidoglycan transglycosylase, with protein MLKTIWRWTKRIFIIGFISSFIYLLICKWAMPPITLTQLGALFEGDGLKRDYVSWEEISPNVKLAAMASEDQLFPDHNGFDWNALKKSFATDPRKKNKIAGTGASTISQQTAKNVFLWQGEGFMKYVRKAPEFYFTQLTEWIWGKQRILEVYLNTIEMGKGIFGIEAASQAYFKKPAKNLTRSEAAQIIACLPNPKVYTVKPQSRFVSWKYKWILRQMNNIQDDPDIQALMK; from the coding sequence ATGCTAAAAACCATTTGGCGCTGGACGAAACGCATTTTTATTATAGGCTTTATTTCATCATTTATTTATCTGCTTATCTGCAAATGGGCAATGCCACCAATTACACTAACACAATTGGGAGCTCTGTTTGAAGGCGATGGTTTAAAACGTGATTATGTTAGCTGGGAAGAAATTTCTCCCAACGTAAAACTTGCAGCCATGGCAAGTGAAGACCAGTTGTTTCCTGATCACAATGGTTTTGACTGGAACGCATTGAAGAAAAGTTTTGCAACAGATCCGCGGAAAAAAAATAAAATAGCAGGTACCGGTGCAAGCACCATCAGCCAGCAAACAGCTAAAAATGTTTTTTTGTGGCAAGGCGAAGGCTTTATGAAATATGTGCGCAAAGCACCCGAGTTTTATTTTACACAACTCACCGAATGGATCTGGGGTAAGCAACGTATTCTTGAAGTTTATCTCAACACTATTGAAATGGGCAAAGGCATCTTTGGCATAGAAGCCGCTTCACAGGCCTATTTCAAAAAGCCCGCTAAAAATCTTACCCGCAGCGAAGCCGCACAGATCATTGCCTGTTTGCCCAATCCAAAAGTTTATACCGTAAAACCACAAAGTCGTTTTGTTTCGTGGAAATACAAATGGATCTTGAGGCAGATGAATAATATCCAGGACGATCCGGATATACAGGCATTGATGAAGTAG
- a CDS encoding fumarylacetoacetate hydrolase family protein produces the protein MRLVSYLKDGHDQLAFLVNNKVYDADMVHPELPSSMSMLLNYWDDSFATAQAVDKAIHDGRFSQHAIPVDEVELLSPVPFPSSCRDGYAFRQHVESARRNRGAQMIPEFDQYPIFYFTNHHSVQGPGEVKCMPDHFEKLDFELEVAIVISKMGRNIKAAEADEYIAGLMIMNDISARRLQMEEMLLNLGPAKGKDFATAVGPCLVTLDELEPFETAPKENHTGKNWNLIMKCFVNGVQVSEGNVADMDWTFAEIIERCSYGVTLYPGDIIGSGTVGTGCFLELNGTGKRNDPNYEEQWLQEGDVVEMEIDGLGKLSNTIVKEDDDFSILALKKNI, from the coding sequence ATGCGATTAGTTTCTTATCTCAAAGATGGCCACGACCAGCTTGCTTTCCTGGTAAACAATAAAGTATACGATGCAGACATGGTACATCCTGAGCTGCCTTCGTCTATGAGTATGTTGCTGAATTACTGGGACGATAGTTTTGCCACAGCACAGGCTGTTGACAAAGCTATACATGACGGCCGGTTTTCACAACATGCCATTCCTGTTGATGAAGTTGAATTGCTGTCACCTGTTCCGTTTCCTTCCAGTTGCAGGGATGGGTATGCATTTCGCCAGCATGTGGAATCTGCAAGACGAAACCGTGGCGCACAAATGATTCCGGAGTTCGATCAGTACCCCATTTTTTATTTTACCAATCATCATAGTGTGCAGGGGCCCGGCGAAGTAAAATGTATGCCCGATCATTTTGAGAAACTTGATTTTGAATTAGAAGTTGCTATTGTTATCAGCAAGATGGGCAGGAATATAAAAGCTGCAGAAGCCGACGAATATATTGCAGGTTTGATGATCATGAATGACATAAGTGCAAGACGGTTACAAATGGAAGAAATGTTGCTGAATCTCGGCCCTGCGAAAGGAAAAGATTTTGCAACGGCGGTTGGTCCATGTCTTGTAACGCTTGATGAGCTTGAACCATTTGAAACTGCTCCAAAAGAAAATCATACCGGCAAAAACTGGAATCTTATCATGAAATGTTTTGTAAATGGTGTGCAGGTTAGTGAAGGTAATGTTGCTGATATGGATTGGACCTTTGCAGAGATCATTGAACGTTGCTCATATGGTGTTACGTTATATCCGGGCGATATTATTGGCAGCGGCACTGTTGGTACTGGTTGCTTTTTGGAATTGAATGGCACCGGCAAACGCAACGATCCTAATTACGAGGAACAATGGCTGCAGGAAGGCGATGTAGTGGAAATGGAAATTGATGGTTTGGGAAAACTGAGTAACACGATTGTAAAGGAAGACGATGATTTTTCTATACTGGCGTTGAAGAAAAATATTTAG
- the rbfA gene encoding 30S ribosome-binding factor RbfA encodes MTEGKRQRQVAGVIQEEMNDIFRRLGLNMINGGMVSISSVKVTPDLLEARIYLSLFKIEDQEAAMKKIEAKAWEIKKELSERVKHQLRRIPVLHYFKDDTLDQVFKMEEIFKQINEEKNTQDSTE; translated from the coding sequence ATGACAGAAGGAAAACGACAGCGCCAGGTAGCTGGTGTAATACAGGAAGAGATGAATGATATTTTCAGACGGCTGGGATTGAATATGATCAACGGTGGAATGGTTTCCATATCCAGTGTAAAAGTTACACCAGACCTGCTGGAAGCACGTATCTATTTAAGCCTTTTCAAAATCGAAGACCAGGAAGCCGCGATGAAAAAAATTGAAGCAAAGGCATGGGAAATAAAAAAGGAACTTTCAGAAAGAGTAAAACATCAGTTGCGCCGCATACCTGTTTTGCATTATTTTAAAGACGATACACTTGACCAGGTTTTTAAAATGGAAGAGATCTTTAAACAGATCAACGAAGAAAAAAACACACAAGATTCAACCGAATAA
- a CDS encoding FkbM family methyltransferase has product MTDKLKAWLYKTVGLTRYLQLLQTFFINAYKSGALKWNEKYKWHYFVKQLVTPTDTIIDIGANLGYFSYVFSKIINENGSLYSIEPVKPYRELLEKLLPQKPNITIYPFALGNSNEGPVKLGMPPFLQKLQYLRHGTVTILKDENISVNQLIFESDIRKGSEVFAGLQKLDYIKCDIEGYETVVFPELKPILEKHTPLVQLETWGEQLPVMLNFFKALGYTAFNLQKNKLIHCDKLSMEQIASSDILFVPAEKMKKIERFIS; this is encoded by the coding sequence ATGACGGACAAACTAAAAGCATGGTTATACAAGACAGTTGGCTTAACACGTTACCTACAGCTATTGCAAACTTTTTTTATCAATGCTTACAAAAGCGGCGCACTAAAATGGAATGAAAAATATAAGTGGCACTATTTTGTAAAACAGCTCGTAACACCAACAGATACAATTATAGACATTGGCGCTAACCTTGGATACTTCAGTTATGTTTTCAGTAAGATCATTAATGAAAATGGCAGCCTCTACAGTATAGAGCCTGTAAAACCTTACCGCGAATTACTGGAAAAGTTATTGCCCCAAAAACCAAATATTACTATCTATCCTTTTGCATTAGGCAACAGTAACGAAGGTCCGGTAAAATTGGGAATGCCTCCCTTTTTGCAAAAGCTGCAGTATTTAAGACATGGCACAGTTACTATTCTTAAAGACGAAAATATTAGTGTAAACCAGTTAATTTTTGAAAGTGATATCCGCAAAGGCAGCGAAGTATTTGCAGGTCTTCAAAAACTCGATTACATAAAATGTGATATTGAAGGGTATGAAACAGTTGTCTTTCCGGAGTTAAAACCAATACTGGAAAAACATACACCGCTGGTGCAATTAGAAACCTGGGGCGAACAGCTACCTGTAATGCTTAACTTTTTTAAAGCGCTTGGTTATACTGCATTCAATCTTCAAAAGAATAAGCTGATTCATTGCGATAAACTTTCGATGGAACAAATTGCTTCCTCAGACATTTTATTTGTGCCAGCTGAAAAAATGAAAAAGATAGAAAGATTTATTAGCTGA